A single genomic interval of Hevea brasiliensis isolate MT/VB/25A 57/8 chromosome 4, ASM3005281v1, whole genome shotgun sequence harbors:
- the LOC110664837 gene encoding F-box/LRR-repeat protein 4 isoform X1: MRGHDWINTCLPDELIVEIFRHLDSKSTRDACSLVCHRWLDLERLSRTTLRIGATGNPDLSVKLLARRFHNVKAIHIDERLSISIPVQFGRRRGSDHSVPTLKLHSEKGVSEDGHFESNSLSDAGLSALGDGFPRLEKLSLIWCSTVSSLGLMSLAYKCSFLMSLDLQGCYVGDRGLAAVGKCCKQLEDLNLRFCEGVTDTGLVELAQGCGKSLKSLGVAACAKITHISLEAVSSYCKSLETLSLDSECMHNGGILSVAQGCPSLKVLRLQCINVTDDALIAVGTHCLSLELLALNSFQRFTDKGLRAIGNGCKKLKNLSLSDCYFLSDKGLEAIATGCRELTHLEVNGCHNIGTIGLEAIGRSCLRLTELALLYCQRIGNHALLEIGKGCKFLQALHLVDCSSIGDDAICSIARGCRNLKKLHIRRCYEIGNKGIIAIGENCKSLTDLSLRFCDRVGDEALIAIGQGCSLQHLNVSGCHLIGDAGIIAIARGCPVLSYLDVSVLQNLGDMAMAELGEGCPLLKEIVLSHCRQITDVGLAHLVKNCTMLESCHVVYCPGITAAGVATVVSSCANIKKVLVEKWKVSERTKRRAGSVISYLCVDL, translated from the exons ATGCGAGGCCATGATTGGATTAACACCTGTCTCCCTGATGAGCTGATTGTTGAGATCTTCAGGCACCTCGATTCCAAGTCCACCCGTGATGCGTGCTCTCTAGTCTGCCATCGGTGGCTGGACCTCGAGCGTCTCAGCCGCACCACCCTCCGCATCGGCGCCACCGGCAATCCTGACCTCTCTGTCAAGCTCCTTGCCCGCCGCTTTCACAATGTTAAAGCCATTCACATTGATGAGAGACTCTCCATTTCAATTCCGGTCCAATTC GGAAGAAGAAGGGGCAGTGATCATTCTGTACCAACTCTTAAGCTACACTCCGAGAAAGGTGTATCTGAAGATGGCCACTTTGAATCAAACAGTTTGTCTGATGCTGGGCTAAGTGCTCTTGGCGATGGCTTTCCAAGGCTTGAAAAGTTGAGCTTAATCTGGTGCTCCACTGTTTCAAGTTTAGGTTTAATGTCTCTTGCCTACAAATGCAGTTTCTTAATGTCTCTGGATTTACAG GGTTGCTATGTTGGAGATCGGGGTTTGGCTGCTGTTGGGAAGTGTTGTAAGCAGCTTGAAGATTTGAACTTGCGTTTTTGCGAAGGTGTGACTGACACAGGCTTGGTTGAATTAGCTCAAGGCTGCGGGAAATCACTAAAGTCTCTTGGTGTTGCGGCTTGTGCAAAAATAACTCACATATCATTGGAAGCAGTGAGCTCCTATTGCAAATCACTTGAAACTTTGTCACTGGATTCAGAATGCATGCATAATGGTGGTATTCTTTCTGTGGCCCAAGGATGCCCTTCTTTAAAAGTCTTGAGACTACAATGTATTAATGTTACTGATGACGCTTTGATAGCTGTGGGAACTCATTGTTTGTCATTGGAGTTGTTGGCTTTAAACAGTTTCCAGCGATTTACTGACAA GGGTTTGCGTGCCATTGGGAATGGGTGCAAGAAGTTGAAAAATCTTTCTCTAAGTGATTGCTATTTCCTGAGTGACAAGGGCTTAGAAGCAATTGCCACTGGTTGTAGAGAACTGACACATCTTGAAGTTAATGGTTGCCACAATATTGGAACGATTGGTCTGGAAGCCATTGGAAGATCTTGCCT ACGCCTCACTGAGTTGGCTTTGCTATACTGCCAAAGGATTGGCAATCATGCTCTTCTCGAAATTGGAAAGGGCTGTAAGTTTTTGCAGGCTCTTCATCTTGTGGACTGCTCTAGTATTGGTGATGATGCCATTTGCAGTATTGCTAGaggctgtaggaatttgaagaaacttCATATTCGCCGATGTTACGAG ATTGGAAACAAAGGAATAATAGCCATTGGTGAGAATTGCAAGTCTCTCACGGATCTTAGCCTTAGGTTTTGTGATAG GGTGGGGGATGAGGCCCTTATTGCCATCGGTCAAGGTTGCTCCTTACAACATTTGAATGTTAGTGGTTGCCACCTAATTGGTGATGCAGGAATAATAGCTATTGCAAGAGGGTGCCCTGTACTCAGCTATCTAGATGTAAGCGTACTTCAG AATTTGGGGGACATGGCAATGGCCGAATTAGGAGAAGGCTGTCCATTGCTGAAGGAGATTGTGCTGTCTCACTGCCGACAAATAACTGATGTCGGTCTAGCACACCTTGTTAAAAATTGCACAATGCTCGAGTCCTGCCATGTGGTTTATTGTCCAGGTATAACTGCAGCTGGAGTTGCCACTGTGGTGTCTAGTTGTGCAAACATAAAGAAGGTCCTGGTTGAGAAATGGAAGGTTAGCGAGAGGACCAAACGAAGAGCAGGTTCTGTTATTTCCTACCTATGTGTGGACCTTTAG
- the LOC110664837 gene encoding F-box/LRR-repeat protein 4 isoform X2 — MRGHDWINTCLPDELIVEIFRHLDSKSTRDACSLVCHRWLDLERLSRTTLRIGATGNPDLSVKLLARRFHNVKAIHIDERLSISIPVQFGRRRGSDHSVPTLKLHSEKGVSEDGHFESNSLSDAGLSALGDGFPRLEKLSLIWCSTVSSLGLMSLAYKCSFLMSLDLQGCYVGDRGLAAVGKCCKQLEDLNLRFCEGVTDTGLVELAQGCGKSLKSLGVAACAKITHISLEAVSSYCKSLETLSLDSECMHNGGILSVAQGCPSLKVLRLQCINVTDDALIAVGTHCLSLELLALNSFQRFTDKGLRAIGNGCKKLKNLSLSDCYFLSDKGLEAIATGCRELTHLEVNGCHNIGTIGLEAIGRSCLRLTELALLYCQRIGNHALLEIGKGCKFLQALHLVDCSSIGDDAICSIARGCRNLKKLHIRRCYEIGNKGIIAIGENCKSLTDLSLRFCDRVGDEALIAIGQGCSLQHLNVSGCHLIGDAGIIAIARGCPVLSYLDNLGDMAMAELGEGCPLLKEIVLSHCRQITDVGLAHLVKNCTMLESCHVVYCPGITAAGVATVVSSCANIKKVLVEKWKVSERTKRRAGSVISYLCVDL; from the exons ATGCGAGGCCATGATTGGATTAACACCTGTCTCCCTGATGAGCTGATTGTTGAGATCTTCAGGCACCTCGATTCCAAGTCCACCCGTGATGCGTGCTCTCTAGTCTGCCATCGGTGGCTGGACCTCGAGCGTCTCAGCCGCACCACCCTCCGCATCGGCGCCACCGGCAATCCTGACCTCTCTGTCAAGCTCCTTGCCCGCCGCTTTCACAATGTTAAAGCCATTCACATTGATGAGAGACTCTCCATTTCAATTCCGGTCCAATTC GGAAGAAGAAGGGGCAGTGATCATTCTGTACCAACTCTTAAGCTACACTCCGAGAAAGGTGTATCTGAAGATGGCCACTTTGAATCAAACAGTTTGTCTGATGCTGGGCTAAGTGCTCTTGGCGATGGCTTTCCAAGGCTTGAAAAGTTGAGCTTAATCTGGTGCTCCACTGTTTCAAGTTTAGGTTTAATGTCTCTTGCCTACAAATGCAGTTTCTTAATGTCTCTGGATTTACAG GGTTGCTATGTTGGAGATCGGGGTTTGGCTGCTGTTGGGAAGTGTTGTAAGCAGCTTGAAGATTTGAACTTGCGTTTTTGCGAAGGTGTGACTGACACAGGCTTGGTTGAATTAGCTCAAGGCTGCGGGAAATCACTAAAGTCTCTTGGTGTTGCGGCTTGTGCAAAAATAACTCACATATCATTGGAAGCAGTGAGCTCCTATTGCAAATCACTTGAAACTTTGTCACTGGATTCAGAATGCATGCATAATGGTGGTATTCTTTCTGTGGCCCAAGGATGCCCTTCTTTAAAAGTCTTGAGACTACAATGTATTAATGTTACTGATGACGCTTTGATAGCTGTGGGAACTCATTGTTTGTCATTGGAGTTGTTGGCTTTAAACAGTTTCCAGCGATTTACTGACAA GGGTTTGCGTGCCATTGGGAATGGGTGCAAGAAGTTGAAAAATCTTTCTCTAAGTGATTGCTATTTCCTGAGTGACAAGGGCTTAGAAGCAATTGCCACTGGTTGTAGAGAACTGACACATCTTGAAGTTAATGGTTGCCACAATATTGGAACGATTGGTCTGGAAGCCATTGGAAGATCTTGCCT ACGCCTCACTGAGTTGGCTTTGCTATACTGCCAAAGGATTGGCAATCATGCTCTTCTCGAAATTGGAAAGGGCTGTAAGTTTTTGCAGGCTCTTCATCTTGTGGACTGCTCTAGTATTGGTGATGATGCCATTTGCAGTATTGCTAGaggctgtaggaatttgaagaaacttCATATTCGCCGATGTTACGAG ATTGGAAACAAAGGAATAATAGCCATTGGTGAGAATTGCAAGTCTCTCACGGATCTTAGCCTTAGGTTTTGTGATAG GGTGGGGGATGAGGCCCTTATTGCCATCGGTCAAGGTTGCTCCTTACAACATTTGAATGTTAGTGGTTGCCACCTAATTGGTGATGCAGGAATAATAGCTATTGCAAGAGGGTGCCCTGTACTCAGCTATCTAGAT AATTTGGGGGACATGGCAATGGCCGAATTAGGAGAAGGCTGTCCATTGCTGAAGGAGATTGTGCTGTCTCACTGCCGACAAATAACTGATGTCGGTCTAGCACACCTTGTTAAAAATTGCACAATGCTCGAGTCCTGCCATGTGGTTTATTGTCCAGGTATAACTGCAGCTGGAGTTGCCACTGTGGTGTCTAGTTGTGCAAACATAAAGAAGGTCCTGGTTGAGAAATGGAAGGTTAGCGAGAGGACCAAACGAAGAGCAGGTTCTGTTATTTCCTACCTATGTGTGGACCTTTAG
- the LOC110664837 gene encoding F-box/LRR-repeat protein 4 isoform X3 produces MRGHDWINTCLPDELIVEIFRHLDSKSTRDACSLVCHRWLDLERLSRTTLRIGATGNPDLSVKLLARRFHNVKAIHIDERLSISIPVQFGRRRGSDHSVPTLKLHSEKGVSEDGHFESNSLSDAGLSALGDGFPRLEKLSLIWCSTVSSLGLMSLAYKCSFLMSLDLQGCYVGDRGLAAVGKCCKQLEDLNLRFCEGVTDTGLVELAQGCGKSLKSLGVAACAKITHISLEAVSSYCKSLETLSLDSECMHNGGILSVAQGCPSLKVLRLQCINVTDDALIAVGTHCLSLELLALNSFQRFTDKGLRAIGNGCKKLKNLSLSDCYFLSDKGLEAIATGCRELTHLEVNGCHNIGTIGLEAIGRSCLRLTELALLYCQRIGNHALLEIGKGCKFLQALHLVDCSSIGDDAICSIARGCRNLKKLHIRRCYEIGNKGIIAIGENCKSLTDLSLRFCDRVGDEALIAIGQGCSLQHLNVSGCHLIGDAGIIAIARGCPVLSYLDVSVLQF; encoded by the exons ATGCGAGGCCATGATTGGATTAACACCTGTCTCCCTGATGAGCTGATTGTTGAGATCTTCAGGCACCTCGATTCCAAGTCCACCCGTGATGCGTGCTCTCTAGTCTGCCATCGGTGGCTGGACCTCGAGCGTCTCAGCCGCACCACCCTCCGCATCGGCGCCACCGGCAATCCTGACCTCTCTGTCAAGCTCCTTGCCCGCCGCTTTCACAATGTTAAAGCCATTCACATTGATGAGAGACTCTCCATTTCAATTCCGGTCCAATTC GGAAGAAGAAGGGGCAGTGATCATTCTGTACCAACTCTTAAGCTACACTCCGAGAAAGGTGTATCTGAAGATGGCCACTTTGAATCAAACAGTTTGTCTGATGCTGGGCTAAGTGCTCTTGGCGATGGCTTTCCAAGGCTTGAAAAGTTGAGCTTAATCTGGTGCTCCACTGTTTCAAGTTTAGGTTTAATGTCTCTTGCCTACAAATGCAGTTTCTTAATGTCTCTGGATTTACAG GGTTGCTATGTTGGAGATCGGGGTTTGGCTGCTGTTGGGAAGTGTTGTAAGCAGCTTGAAGATTTGAACTTGCGTTTTTGCGAAGGTGTGACTGACACAGGCTTGGTTGAATTAGCTCAAGGCTGCGGGAAATCACTAAAGTCTCTTGGTGTTGCGGCTTGTGCAAAAATAACTCACATATCATTGGAAGCAGTGAGCTCCTATTGCAAATCACTTGAAACTTTGTCACTGGATTCAGAATGCATGCATAATGGTGGTATTCTTTCTGTGGCCCAAGGATGCCCTTCTTTAAAAGTCTTGAGACTACAATGTATTAATGTTACTGATGACGCTTTGATAGCTGTGGGAACTCATTGTTTGTCATTGGAGTTGTTGGCTTTAAACAGTTTCCAGCGATTTACTGACAA GGGTTTGCGTGCCATTGGGAATGGGTGCAAGAAGTTGAAAAATCTTTCTCTAAGTGATTGCTATTTCCTGAGTGACAAGGGCTTAGAAGCAATTGCCACTGGTTGTAGAGAACTGACACATCTTGAAGTTAATGGTTGCCACAATATTGGAACGATTGGTCTGGAAGCCATTGGAAGATCTTGCCT ACGCCTCACTGAGTTGGCTTTGCTATACTGCCAAAGGATTGGCAATCATGCTCTTCTCGAAATTGGAAAGGGCTGTAAGTTTTTGCAGGCTCTTCATCTTGTGGACTGCTCTAGTATTGGTGATGATGCCATTTGCAGTATTGCTAGaggctgtaggaatttgaagaaacttCATATTCGCCGATGTTACGAG ATTGGAAACAAAGGAATAATAGCCATTGGTGAGAATTGCAAGTCTCTCACGGATCTTAGCCTTAGGTTTTGTGATAG GGTGGGGGATGAGGCCCTTATTGCCATCGGTCAAGGTTGCTCCTTACAACATTTGAATGTTAGTGGTTGCCACCTAATTGGTGATGCAGGAATAATAGCTATTGCAAGAGGGTGCCCTGTACTCAGCTATCTAGATGTAAGCGTACTTCAG TTCTGA